From a region of the Triticum aestivum cultivar Chinese Spring chromosome 7D, IWGSC CS RefSeq v2.1, whole genome shotgun sequence genome:
- the LOC123166828 gene encoding F-box protein At-B produces MEKKPRAAGDDQGGGEASGSVGGGLVDILPEALLVEVVGRVGLEAACSAAASCRALRGAAGAALSSVASLDLSAFTPTNAIANRILAGNGRLRSLTVNCSLLNDSAVAAIAKESLRELSLLKCSSFSPYLFVVIGERCTNLRSITLEMANLNGSEHFVICRKSIAHMFKGCDYLENLSLKFPLLPPGSVDFDSLVPVIPSTIKVLLLMPVANWQAKKLFPISPSLKTPFSDSLESLSLVLDIITDELVTFITRSLSNLLELCLEDNPGSEADLDNDLTNIGLQALGLCQNLTHLSLTRGKQGCSSTFRRVNDFGLLMLAEGCKQLQTIRLGGFSKVRDAGYAALLHSCKDLRKFEVSTASCLSDLTCLDLDEAATKITEVRLLSCGLLTSETAISLSSCTNLEVLDLSGCRSIADSGLSSISQLSKLTLLDLAGADITDAGLSALGNGSCPISSLCLRSCRRITNNGIASLLCGSGTINKTLVAFDIGNVPRISGRAVTLIAKNCERISSLCLRNCVLITDPCLETLGLDRHGSGKSTLRMIDLSYCTRLSRNFLRLFDPLVDPPLFRGLRWLGVGKNVLERRGGSPTVAEILERKPGLTICGSNCEMGCRNQCHPDVRTL; encoded by the exons ATGGAGAAGAAGCCCCGCGCCGCCGGCGACGACCAGGGCGGCGGCGAGGCCTCCGGCAGCGTCGGAGGAGGCCTGGTCGACATCCTCCCCGAAGCGCTCCTGGTGGAGGTCGTTGGCCGGGTGGGGCTAGAGgccgcctgctccgccgccgcaTCCTGCCGCGCCCTCCGAGGCGCCGCCGGTGCCGCCTTATCCTCCGTCGCATCCCTAGACCTCTCG GCGTTTACGCCGACGAATGCTATCGCGAATAGGATTCTTGCCGGTAATGGCAGGCTCCGCAGCCTCACCGTCAATTGCAGCCTACTCAACGACTCCGCGGTCGCTGCTATTGCGAAGGAGAGCCTCCGCGAGCTCTCGCTGCTCAAGTGCTCGTCGTTCTCTCCGTACCTCTTTGTGGTGATTGGTGAGAGGTGCACCAATTTGAG ATCAATTACACTGGAGATGGCAAACTTGAATGGCAGTGAACATTTTGTGATCTGCCGTAAGTCCATAGCACACATGTTCAAAGGATGTGATTACTTGGAG AATCTTTCCCTGAAATTCCCTCTGCTACCTCCAGGCTCTGTTGATTTTGATTCTTTGGTGCCTGTTATACCTAGTACTATCAAGGTACTATTGCTAATGCCTGTGGCCAATTGGCAAGCAAAGAAACTCTTTCCAATAAGCCCATCTCTGAAGACACCCTTCAGTGACAGTCTAGAATCACTGTCTTTAGTTCTGGACATAATAACGGATGAACTTGTTACCTTCATCACTAGAAGTCTCTCAAACTTACTTGAGCTCTGCCTAGAAGACAACCCGGGGAGTGAAGCAGATCTGGACAACGATCTGACTAATATTGGGCTGCAAGCACTTGGTTTATGCCAGAACTTGACACATTTATCTCTTACGCGCGGTAAGCAGGGTTGTTCCTCCACCTTCAGAAGGGTGAACGACTTTGGGCTACTGATGCTTGCTGAAGGATGCAAGCAACTCCAAACCATTAGGCTCGGTGGGTTCTCTAAAGTGAGAGATGCTGGATATGCAGCCCTTCTCCACTCTTGCAAGGACCTGAGGAAATTCGAGGTCAGTACCGCCTCATGTTTGTCAGACTTGACGTGCCTCGATCTTGATGAGGCAGCAACAAAGATCACAGAAGTGAGGTTGCTGTCCTGCGGTCTCTTAACCAGTGAGACAGCAATATCTCTGTCATCCTGCACCAACTTGGAGGTTCTTGATCTGTCGGGTTGCAGGAGCATTGCAGACTCTGGCCTGTCCTCCATCTCGCAGCTTTCCAAGTTAACTCTATTGGACCTTGCCGGAGCTGACATTACCGATGCAGGTCTGTCAGCACTCGGTAACGGGAGCTGCCCAATATCTTCCTTATGCTTGAGGAGTTGCAGAAGGATCACCAACAACGGCATAGCCTCATTGCTGTGTGGGAGTGGCACCATCAACAAAACCTTGGTCGCGTTTGACATTGGGAACGTACCAAGGATATCCGGTAGAGCCGTCACGTTGATCGCCAAGAACTGCGAGCGGATAAGCAGCTTGTGCCTCCGAAACTGCGTCCTCATCACCGATCCATGCCTCGAAACTCTAGGTTTGGACCGGCATGGCTCTGGCAAAAGCACCCTGAGAATGATCGATCTCTCCTACTGTACCAGGCTGTCCCGCAACTTCCTGAGGCTGTTTGATCCGCTGGTTGACCCACCGCTGTTTCGAGGCCTGCGGTGGCTCGGTGTTGGGAAGAACGTGCTGGAGCGTCGCGGCGGCAGCCCGACCGTTGCAGAGATCTTGGAGCGGAAGCCAGGGCTGACGATATGTGGCAGTAACTGCGAGATGGGTTGCAGGAACCAGTGCCATCCTGACGTTCGCACCCTGTAA